From Carassius auratus strain Wakin chromosome 9, ASM336829v1, whole genome shotgun sequence:
CCAATGAAGAaccactgttatatatatatttgttttttccgGACTAAAAGTCGCTCTAGACTAtaaagtcgcatttatttagaaccaataaccgagagaaaacattaccgtctacagccacgagagggcgctctatgctgctcagtgtaggctacaggagcactgagcagtgtAGAGCGCCCTCtgacggctgtagacggtaatgttttctctgttcatttgtcttagttcatttctcttggttcatgtcaaataaattttgataaataggtcgcacctgactataagtcgcaggaccggccaaactatgaaaaaagtgcgacttatagtctggaaaatacggtatatatattaCTTGAATAAAGGACTTTTAAATGCAAACTTTGACATATTGACAACTTTCATTACCTATGTTTTTGGAAACATGGGACGTATTCTGAAGCCGGAGTTTGAATTCTCAAACATGGGGCATTAATAtgctttattacatttaatatgatGTGTTAAATGTTTGTTGGTAACTGCTCTTTTTTAGTCTgaacacccacacaaacacatgtaaTGTGTGAAAACTTAAGATCGCAAGCCACAGATAAACAATCCACTAAAATGTTACTGTGAAGGCCGTGTCATTTACGGCAAATCAGATGTTCTGCGGCGAAATGCAGTGTAATGGAGGAGCATGAGGTACTTTCGGTTGTCGTGCGAATGTGTGAGCATGTATCTCACCACCTCTTTGCTTCTCTGCTTAGCACGAGAACAGACAAGTGCCGCCATTGGAGTTAACATCAGTGGTTGGAAGCACTGGCAGGCTAACCTAACCACATGCTGTTAAAAAAACCCACCACAAGTTTATAGTTCTCACACCAGTGATTAATCTAAAATTGTGTCATAATAataagtcattgaaatcattatGTTTGAGGATGCGTTCGTAAATTGACGGTGTGCCTATAAATACACAGAGGAGATTAATGTATTACCTCATCTATGGATATGATATTATACAGTATTAAATATATCCTAAATACTATAGAATTaaaagagatctcaacaatgtcaCAAACTGTTCTCtgctataaacatgctaacaCATTACTATTACAGCAAACAGAAAGGTTCAAATCTCCTGAACTATATGACAAACAAGCGGAGGAATAAAAGTTTCCTCTCAATCAAGATATACAGTATAGACTACAAAGGTTAGCAACTTCAGTATGATTCAGACAGCATGGTTTAAGACTCATATGCAGACAGAGTTGAACTTCAGTTAACAAAAATACTACAGTAGGAAgtcacaaaaacacacttcacacacatCAAGAGGACAGGACCAATAGCAAAAgtcaatagtaataaaaaaaaacaacagtgaaaGAGAATAATACAAGAATTTCATAGTAGTCAAAACTTCCCAAAGCTACATGATACACAAGCTATTTTGCAAAGCGGAAGTaagctattttctgtgaatgtgcaagtGTTCTcattcattaaagcaaatcaAGGACTCAATATGATTTGGCGTCCTCTGTTGACTAGAAACGTGGACTGCAagctcagtttgtgtgtgtgtgtgtgtgtgtgtgtgtgtgtgtgtgtgtgtgtgtgtgtgtgtgtgtgtgtgttttaactgaGATATCACACCTAAGGTGAAAGAATCATATCTAAAACTGAGAGTTTAGAATGACATTTTGTActataaatagattagaagtcaTATTTAATATCAGCATGATTTCAAGCAAGGCTGCTGATATTCACTGCACGACTGTGAATGTGAAGTTGcatatattataacatattatgttaattatattacaaaatagcaTTCGGAACAATCTTTGTAGTTTATAGATTTTCATAAACTCGTATGTGACCGTCTTAAAATCCAGATGTCCAATAACAGAAAATTTTTTTCTCATCAAGTAGTTATATTCACTAATATGCAATAAATGACTAGGCCTACCTTATTCCAGTTAGTACTGCAACACCATGTCATTGCTATGTTTTCTAATGAATCTAATGAAATACTACAcaacattaaattacataaaataacttgTATGAATACATTGTATGTATACTTAGACCTATACGTATATCATGAAGATATAGGATTTAAACAATTTAGAGGACATAAGGTAATATTGAAATTATGGTTTAAAGTGTCAAATGTTTTAAGATAAATCACCTTAAATCTGAGACAGCTTTAAATGAGATATTTTAAGGTTATGTTCGGAGACTGTGGGATATACAGTTTACCTCAGCATCTCTGCAAGCTTGTGTCACGTCGGCCTCCAAACGTCTGTCTACATCCACGTGTTCATATCAATCTTGTGTTGTAATGAATACAAAGTTTTGGACCGGAAAACAACAACTTTTGGAAATGGATGACGGTTTGGAGGACGTCATGGGTTTGTTTTGAACGCCCTCTGGCGGTGCGACAGCGGTAGTGACGTGGTCGGATGTTTACGATCTCCATGGCAACAACTGTCCCAATCGCTCCCAAATAAAACACGCACCAGTTAAACGCAGACATGAGCGTCTCTGTGACTCGCACCTTTCAGAAGAAAAATGAGGGCAGTAGGGGATTCAGACCACAGAGGACCTATGATTATCTGTACGGTGAGTTACAGCTGCAAACTAATGGCCTGTTTGACCATTAATATATTCGGATGTTATAAAAGAGTCCATATTGtgttgattattatttaaaaactctGATGTGTTGAACTGTGGGTGTTGGTGCTGCTTTAGACCCTGTGTACACATTGTCAGCTGATGTGGATCACGCCAGGGAAAACTTTCGTGCTCATGCCTCGGTGGATCGAGTGGTAAGTTGACAGACCCATCAAAGAAAGCAACCACAAACACTGCACAGTTCACCGTGTGCTAATAATGTTTCAGATTTTGCAGATTTATGTGGATACTGAGTCCTTGAACTTTGTGCTGCTACTTCCATGTAAACACTGGAGACAATGTTGTTTTCCACTGCGAACTTAAGTTCATGTTTGATGAACTCTGACTTTGATTGGGCAGAGAGAAAACACACTGACCCAAAACAGGACTCACAGTAGCCTGTATGTAACTCATTCTGGCTGAATTAAAACAAGTACTTGTCACAGAAATGATTTACTCAAAAAAGggaatataaaattacataattacttctattgtctttgaaatagcCAAATTGGCAGATTTACTGGCAAAATGtatgttaaactaaaatatacttgtatgtaatttatttgaatataactGATATCTCATATCTGTACCAATGAAGTTGCAATTAAgtatataactttaaataaaaacgcactaaagttaaaattataatctttACATGCTTTAGAATGTTACTCAAAACAGAATCATTCGTGTATAATCATGacaaaatattatcaaaacataataaattaatataaacactATGCACAGTTTTTAGTCCACATGTAGCATGGTTCCaagttattaatgtatttttctaaGTAAGTAAAAAAAACGTGATACttgcaattaattattattttttttacacatggaATGAAAAAAGAAGATTGCAAATATATCAGCATTCAAGTACcatattaagagaaaaaaaagtcttatgcTGGTTAAATAGGTCTGTAATGCTGCAACTCTGAGGTGCTAAATTGCTTTAGGTAATTGAAAGATAATGGAGTACCCTGCTGACACTGAAGTGGTTATTTTGAGTTATTACGGGTCTCTctgaaatacttgattctgattggtcaatcaccGCATTCTGCTCACTAAACAGTGAGCTATATTGTTCCTGGCAGCCTGTATCCACACTGTGCTGGTTTCTTGTCTCTCGAATCACAACACTCTCACACTATTTCAGCTCAAATCCAAATTTcaggtgcatttatttattaatcttgttTGTTAATCTCTCAGACAACGTACAGCCAGTCGTTATCACATCATGAATTCTCTTTTGTGTAGGACAGTCTAGCCATCAGTgagaaatacaatacaattatttaGAGCTGAAAATGTGACTCTTTTATCTCATGGCCAGCACAATACCCTTTGTATCCTCTGGGTATTGCTAGtgaacacaaaaactttttttgaaaatgaatttgaaaataattaatggCACTAATGTCATTCAAATTTTGAATGATGGTGTTTTTGaatgatgtattaaaaaatataaaaaatggaaataaccattaacatttttgtttcattCTTAACACATCAGAAACCTTAAAAGACTCGTATCATGGGGAATGAAAATGCCTCTGATCTTtggaaataaaagtttattgaatGAAAGCTTTCCGTAATTTTATGTACTCACAACATCTTTCCCAGAAACCGAACAAATCCTTTTATTGATTGTAAAGTGGAGAGATGTTTTGTTCTGTacttaaacattataaatgtaccaaaaaaaaaaaaaaacagtatgttatGACCTTGTAAGAGTACAAACAGTTGTGTTGTGTCTCTGTCAGCGGAAGGTTCCAGAATTTAACTCCATGTTTAGTAATCTGCCACATCACCCTCGTTTCACCTTACGCCTCGAAGCCACCGAGCCTGTGCCTGTGTTCATCGATCGACGCTGGCGAGGCTTGGCCGAGCAGAAGAGACAGGCCCTGCAGCAGCTGACGGGGTAACAAATGATTTACATGatgaaaataaatctatttttattacCATACCTTTTTTGCATTGTGCATTTTTGTGATATTTAGcatttaataaacacatttcCCACAGATAGTATTATCCACTGAATGATtgagctgttttcttttcttttcttttgagttatttctttttttgtggatTCTTTAGGGATAATTGAATGTTTACTATATTCTTTTGCAgtgcacataatatatatatatatatatatatatatatatatattactgttcaaaagtttggggtcagtaaggttttttgatgtttttgaaaggagtCTCTTACTCTCTGAACCTTGCAAGGTTGAAAAGAAAATGCAGtcaacagtaaaattgtgaattaCTACAATATAAGCAACTGTTTTGTTTaattgcaaagctgaaattttaagtagctaaataattataatatgctgatttggtgctcaagaaacattttgatgaatgttgaaaacatttgagcTGTTTAATATTTTCGTGGACaccgttatgtttttttttttttcaggattctttgatgaaaagaaaattctaaataacagcatttatttaaaatagtggtCTTTTGTACCATAAatgtccttactgtcactttagatcagtacagtgcatccttgctgattaaatgtattaatttaacttTTGAGTGATAGTGTATGCTGTATATGCCAATATTGTTAATCCTGAATCATTTTGTGTCTGTGAAAGGGTTGTGTCTCAAACACATAGACCAAACCACACAGATGTGACGGGAATGGACCGCTGGAAGTTTTTCAAACGGTAGGATATAGAGAAAAGTGAATGTGAATGACAATAGCTAAACAaaagctgttatttttttaacaggtaaagtgaacaaataagaataatgtttttctctttcactttctttccttctttttttctgcCATTTTCCTTTCTCTCAGTCCTCTCATTCCTTTCGCTCAACAGATTCCTCCTGATGTAGTATTTGCTTTGCCAAAGTAAGTCAAATTGTGCTTGACACTTCACCTGCAGCTTCTATCAGAGTTAAAATCTGGACTTTCTCACTATCTTTCTATACATCTGTCTTGACACTAATTTTTCTCACAGATCTGACTTCCTTTCTGCTTCTGATGGAGATGAAAAACGGTCCCCTACTCCGTTCCAGCGGACCGTGGGAGTTCAGACTGATTATCGGGAGAGTGAGACACAAACAGACCCCTTCACTCCAGACTATGCGGTTCGTCCTGGGACAGCCCCCCCTGAGCTGCTCACACTGGCCACACTCACATGGGGTAAACAGCacttaatataataatcataaataatacgTGTCTCTCACCAGTgcctaatctaatctaatatagaCTGACACTGAAACAATGTTGCAAAAACCTTTGCATGTGAAACTTCAAGCATTTGCTGTCTTGGGACTAACAGTGGTTGTTTTCAGGCCGTGGGCTGCCTGCAGGGCTGGCAGAAGTAGAGATGATTGAGAGGGCAAGACTGAAGAGAGCTTGGGAGGCAACTCTGCCTCCGCTGAATGACCTCTCTCAGCTGGACAAGAGAAGAAGGATGATGGAGGAGATGGAGAGGAAGGAGTGGGCATTCAGAGAGAACGAGATAGAGAAGTGAGCACTGCTTATAGGAATAGTTTTCTGAGTTTGATTCATTTATGCAGTTCACTCACACATTATTTACAGTGGTTGgatatttgccaaaaaaaaaaaaaaattccaagtgGCTGTGCAGAATGTCTCCTCTGCCATGTTgccatcaaataatttttttttacttgctacTGCAAACAAAAGCTTACAACACTTGCTCCGCCTCCAAAGTCTCCTGATTGGTCCTTTGTTTTGGAACTAGCTTTGATGATCAGCGATGTGCATTGGTTGAAATAATTTTAACTTGACAAAACGTCATATACAAGATGCTGAGAGTGATTGGAAACGCAAGGAAAACAGATGTCCATCTAGAgaatgtttacatagaaaacaatggaaaagtagtGCAATGGAATGGATAAACGCATTCTGTGTGAGCAGCCCCTTAAGAGTCTAAAGAATAGGCTACTCTTAAGTTTACTGCCACAAGCACAAACACATTCGTGTTGACTGTTGATGTTCTTCGTGTGTTTTGTTAGGCTGCAGGAGGCACGGCTGACCCTGCTGGTGCAGCTTCTGCGTCAGAGGGAGGAGAAGCAGGAGGAGGTCAAGATGGATCGACTGGATGTGAGCTTTTCCCAGCACCAGCAAGAGAAGGAGGCGCAGATTAAGAAGATACGCAATGAATACATCATTTGTGAGGCCACAGTCAGATATACCATCTATCATACTTAAGTTGCACTTAAAAGGACCCATTCTGTTTGTGGCAGTAATGGTGAAATCACAACTGACGTTTTGTGGCTTTTAGAAAAGCGTGTTTTTGCTTTTAGACCAAATACTGTATGCTACAAGGATGTGATTTTACCATATTTGTACAAATTTCCATGTTTTGACCTGAAAAAGGTGCGTTTTTCCATGCATAATAATAACGTAGCTTCTGATAGCGCTGCATGAGTTATCAGGGTCATCTAGTGGTTGTGTAGTAAAcataatataagtaataaaatcattattattaaatgggGAAAAATAAGCTTCTGTAGCTGATCATATACTAGTAAAATATGAAACATTGACAGAATAACCTTtaacatatataaacatttcaaacCTTTCTCTTCAGACCAAAAATGTAGATGAATCACTTTaccacatttacacacacagaaaagaaaaCCATGAATTACAGCCTTCTACAAAAAATTCTGTGAGGCATGAGTAAAAGCCATCATTCCTACAAAACTACGAATTCAAATCTTCAGCCAAATGAATCATATAATGAATTAAGAGCTGTCAGGACATCTGTTTTTAAACGTTTACTAGACGTTTAAGTCGTTTTATTATTCTGATTTATGAAATAATAAGCATGTAGAAGCTGAAGAATCATTTTATTGATCATTGTCCTGTTTCTCACAGCATTGCGGAAGCTGCTGGCTAAACGGAGGAATGTGGAGGGAAAGCTGCAGAGACGTGATATTATAAAAGATTACTCAGATTATGGGTTTCAGACATACGCACCTCGGTCACGGATTGGTCAGATCCCGGACCGAAATTCCGACCGCAACGTGGTCAAGAGTCACTTTCTCAGCACGTATGAAGGTCTGCTTCCGTTTACAGATGTTGTTTTCCTTGCGACAATTCAGGATACTGTAAAGTTTATAGTCTTTTTTTAAGTTGAATGcacataacatttttattctattatactatttaaatgtctttctttGTTTGATATATTCTGATattctttatttgtttactttattatttgtaaatgttatcCATAAAACTCAATTACCCTATTGTACTTCTTCTGAAATCAGAGTTTATTGAGGAGAGTTTATTCAGCGCGTGTGAATAACATTGTCATAccacttaaaaaatataaaaataaaaagttgataaATGTGGATAATTTTATAAAAGTACACAAATCCAGTGTTTATATAGTAATTTTAGTCAGtcctgaaaacaaaaaaactaaactttttaaacttgtaaaaaaaaaaaaaacgttcgaCATCAAAttgcattacatatttttttattttttatttattattattattttacaaagcactgcacatgacatgcaaaaaataaaaatgaattaattaattgtgtgcacaatttactaatttgttctcaCACGATTTAGTCTACGATTTTTTATCGTGCATGCCATGTGAGGgactcacattttttttatatatacattatattatagatACAATTTTTATATTCTGAATCAGATCATTCTGGTTATTAATCAAAGATTGATTTTTCTTAGCAATTACAATAATGTCTAAAACCTAGTGAACAGAGAATTGAGGTTTAAAAATTGCTTCAGATCAGAATATCATAGAGATTTAggtgcattttttttgttgttggtgtttgagaaaatgtatgttatttagtttaaaataagttattttagcTGAATTTTGAATCACTAGGGATGTGGTGAAGGCCTGCAGTGACATCTCTGTGTTTCTCAGGGCTGTTAGAACTGGAGACAGGTCTTTCTGCTTCTGTCATGGAGCCTCGAATCAAAGTGCCAAGACCTAAAGTGACTAAAGGCTTCATCTCACGCTCAGCCCGCAGAGAACTAGAGCTCATGAAGACTCATCAGGTAATGAGCAGCTGGCTGGAGGTGTATGCAGTGACAGATATCCCCCTGAACTCTCCTTTCCCACTAGGCTCTGAAGGAGGAAAAGGGCCGTGTGGTGGAAAAGAAGCCTTTGCGGTTCCTCTTTAAGAGGGAAAAACCTGCTCCACGACCTCCAACCCCTGCGGTGGAAGATCCCCCACAGGTACAACCCACATACATGCTGTAGACAATTCAGGATTTCCTTCTTAGATCTGGCTTTTGATGAGAAAGTATGCAGGTTGCAAGTCTGATGTGTTTCATTTTAAGCATGTAGAAGTTCTTATGCATCTATGACTCTGAGATATCGATGTAATGTCTATAACAGGGAGATGAGGAGAGGGAACTGGCCGTTATCTTTCTGCAGAAAGTGCTGAGAGGAAGATCCACACAGAATCAGGTACGGCTCAGCGGGCGGAGCGGGGTTTTCTAACTGACGGCTCGTATAGTCATCGATGTGACTAGATAATGATGTCTGATGGTTGGCAGATGTTCGAGGGCAAAGAGAAACGGTTGGAACTGATCCAGGAGCTGCGCACCACCCACGCACTGCAGAAGGAGGAACAGGACAAGAAGGAGGTGGAAAAACAGGTCAAACTCGCcctgcagagacagagagacatccAGTCTGAAAAAGTAAGACCGGAGATGTATGTTTATGATATGAAAATAAGCACCTGCTGTAGCATGTGAACTTTGACTGCTGAAACTACACACTTATCTCAGTACaatcaaaatacagtttttttaggcAGCTGTGCTTGGGCATGTGCCGCAAATCTTTTCTGGGCTTCTCAGCATGGGTCACATTTTCCTGTTTTGAAATGAAACCGTTCAGTGAACTATGAAAACATTTTCTTTCCCTTTTCATTTTTAGAATTCAAAACCTTCTCCCAGTGAGAAGTAATAGAAAATAATGAAAGCTACGTTTAACTCAGTCACTGGTCATTTGATACAGATAGACTTTGATCGTAAAGGTTTGTGGAgcagattttattattaaaggaatagtcacacaaaactgaaaatctgctgaaaatgcactcacctttaggccatccgagatgtagatgagtttgattctcCATTCAAACAGATGCAGAGATATTTGGCATTACATCAtttatgcagtgaatgggtgccgtcagaaagcgAGTTCAATcatttgataaaaacatcacaataatccactcgaTTCTAGTCCTTCAATTATCATCTTTTGAATTTAAAAGCTggatttctgtaataaataaaataaaatgttaaatccatcaaggcatttttaCTGTAAAAGGTCACTGTAGCCAAAATGTGAGTCGCTTATCCATAAATCAAAAAGTCCATCACAtacacaaatttatttattattattttttttactgttttcacttgtaaacagtgcttgttcTCTGAATATTTCTCGTGTGATTCAGACAAGACGCCTTTTtcacttcagaaatcagtattatGGACAGAAGACTCAAATTTTAGCCAGAACCAATGGTTTGAAGTTTTGAATCTctttaatatttgtttcatattaacatacattaattgtcttgtggattactgtgatgagtttatcagctgttttcactctattctgatggcacccattcactgcagaggattctctggtgagcaagtgatgctatgCAAAACCTTTCATTTTGAGGTATActatttgataattatttgatCACTTGTAAAAGCATAGCATACATTTCAATTAAAAGGAGGAATTTTATTAAGGattttaaatacacaaacaaataaaaataatctatttaatgttaaagaaaaaaaaaacataaaatacattattgcctttggacaaaaacagaaaaaaaaaaaaaaaaaacaggaaaaaaaaaaaaaaaaaaaaaaaaatatatatatatatatatatatatatatatatatatatatatataatatatatgttatgAGCCTATGTGTGgtctaaaataataatcataataaaaaaaagtaaccgAACGAGACAATGTAAGGATGAACTATGATGAGCTAGGATATCTCATGTACTAAACTGATTAAATTCTTTTTCTTCACTGTCTTTCTCTCAGGTGTCTCAGATTGAGTCCTGCATATCTGGGCTGTCTGGAGGAGTGATAGTGGACATGCTGGACTTTCTCTCTAAAGAGCTGCTCCGGCTGCAGGAGGAGAGGCGGATCCATGCCTTCACCCTATTGGCTGAGAGAAACCGTCGTATCCGTGAGGCTGAGGAGAGTGGAAGACGGCAGATCGAGGAAAGGAGACGCAGAGAGGAGGATGAGATATTTAAACAGGTCACTAGAACATCCATTCACAATAAATACTGTATGCTCCTAGTTCTACCTAACAAaaccatacactaccattcaaaagtttggggaattattttgtaaaatttggCAGTTTATGCAGCAAGGAATGCGATaaactgaccaaaagtgacagtaaatatcacaaaagattttgattttaaataaatgctgatctttttcatttttgttcatcaaataatcatgaaaaaggtgtcggtttccacaaaaatattaggcagcacaagtgttttcatcatcaataataataagaaatgtttcttgagctgcagatcagcatattagaatgatttctgaaggatgatgggactgaaaattcagctttgtcatttcAGGAATGTAACGTTTTGAAACATTCATACAGAAacccttttaaattgtaataatatatttttactgtaattttgatcaaatagacatagccttggttagcataagagacttttcaaattctgtacaaaataaaaaaatgacctcTAACTCCTGAACATTAGAGTATGTTACTGAAAGTAAATGGTTTATTTTCTCTGCTAAAGCAAATTGCCATAGAATTCTTCAATGTCACGACCCAATCAAAATGTGTGTCCCAGTCATATTGTGTTATATAATTCACTCTTGTACTACAACCAGCATCTTTGCATCTTTTCAGTCTGAGATCTCATGTCTATCTGTGTATCATTTGGTATCAGGTGGTCAAGATGCATCAGGACACAGTAGACATGTACCTGGAGGATGTGATCCTGGGCtccattaaccagacagctgatGCTCAGGCCAGAGAGGAGATTCACCGCACGGCCGaggagctgaacaacatcacctATGCCATGGAGGAGACGTACGTTCTTGGTCACGGATGCTGTGACATCCAGCTGAACCAGTTTTGAAGACCTCACAACTAGATTGCTTATTGTTGACCATGAACCACAAACTAGATATTTCAGCAAGGtcaaactattttaaatgatcaaaataaaacatttcactgAATGCTCCTGAGGAAAAgggataaaatatataaatgcaccTTTAGATTTCAATATGTAGAAAAGATTCCCTCAGCCCTGTCCTGACATTCAAAGGCTGCATGTTTCTCGCTGATAGTTGTTTACGTCAGAGGTTTTATTAAATTCAAGATCATTTTTGAGCTACCAAGTGAATAGACCCAAACAGTGTGAATGCATTCTGTTATTATAACCTTTTCATAATTTCCTTGAATAATTTGTATAAAGACAGGCCATATAAAATAAAGaccttgataaaataaaataatataaaataaaataaaatgatgcatgTAAGGTGCACATTAGATGACTCTTTGGCTTTCAGGAGGTcttgaaatgaaaatatgctTAGATTTATCTACAGGACGACTTCCACCCATTGTGCTCTGCCTGTTTAAAAACTCTGCAACATATGAACTTTCTTATCCTGCAAGGCAAAATACAGAGAAGCACAGTCACAACTTAGGAAAAAATAATCTGTGACTATATATATACTTTccctcaataaataataaattgtggaTGTCAGATGTGGTAGCACACCCATAGGAAGTCACTAGAATCAGATGCTTTGTATTTGCAGGCATATCACTAATCTGATGACCATTGTATGACCCAGTTATGAAGAGCATTGTTACTGTATGTGTCCTTCAGCGAGGCTGCCAGCACAGGCTGTAGTAGAGCGTTTCCTTTATCACAAAGCGAATCGAGCTGTTATGTCTTTCTCGCTCTGTGTATACGTGCAGGAGGAACAGTCAGCAGTCTGAAGAGATCGTGGCAGAACTCGTCTACAGATTCCTCATTCCTGAGGTCCAGAAGACTGCTGTCAGAGAAAGAGGTGAGTTATTCAATCAGGCAGATAATCAGTAAAATACCAAGCTATTACAGGACAAGCCAAGTTAGACCTTAATGTTATTATCTACGTAACCTTGTGCCATTTAAAAGAAAGTGCTGTTTTTCTTTGGAGTGCAAAGAGATATAAGGAGCAGAATGCACCACCTTGCTCTTCTAGATACAATGAAAAGAGATGCTTACTAAGATCGTCAAGCtctaaaggacaaaaaaaaaatcttatgctgtataatatatatatatatgtataaaatgtgtgtgtgtgtgtgtgtatactgtatatatacagtatatgtatgtgtatatacagtatttatatataattactatacaataatattaatatgaaactaTCAAttgaataacaaatataaaaaaatatatttgattaattatttaaaaaagtgcaaTCATGTGAGGGTGAGTAGAATTGGGCCAGCAGGAAACAAAAAATCACTAGTCTTGGGGTTTAAGTCTTTAAACGGgtaatgaaatattacatttagcaTTTCACCTCAAGTGACAAAAGGATAAGCAGGTGATAACGCTGCCTATTTTTCCATTACTGAGAC
This genomic window contains:
- the cfap91 gene encoding cilia- and flagella-associated protein 91, whose translation is MSVSVTRTFQKKNEGSRGFRPQRTYDYLYDPVYTLSADVDHARENFRAHASVDRVRKVPEFNSMFSNLPHHPRFTLRLEATEPVPVFIDRRWRGLAEQKRQALQQLTGVVSQTHRPNHTDVTGMDRWKFFKRPLIPFAQQIPPDVVFALPKSDFLSASDGDEKRSPTPFQRTVGVQTDYRESETQTDPFTPDYAVRPGTAPPELLTLATLTWGRGLPAGLAEVEMIERARLKRAWEATLPPLNDLSQLDKRRRMMEEMERKEWAFRENEIEKLQEARLTLLVQLLRQREEKQEEVKMDRLDVSFSQHQQEKEAQIKKIRNEYIISLRKLLAKRRNVEGKLQRRDIIKDYSDYGFQTYAPRSRIGQIPDRNSDRNVVKSHFLSTYEGLLELETGLSASVMEPRIKVPRPKVTKGFISRSARRELELMKTHQALKEEKGRVVEKKPLRFLFKREKPAPRPPTPAVEDPPQGDEERELAVIFLQKVLRGRSTQNQMFEGKEKRLELIQELRTTHALQKEEQDKKEVEKQVKLALQRQRDIQSEKVSQIESCISGLSGGVIVDMLDFLSKELLRLQEERRIHAFTLLAERNRRIREAEESGRRQIEERRRREEDEIFKQVVKMHQDTVDMYLEDVILGSINQTADAQAREEIHRTAEELNNITYAMEETRNSQQSEEIVAELVYRFLIPEVQKTAVRERVRQSQRRHLEAARSIISSSSGSSAVSQPPSPSDRASYAVLNDILSQVEDAVPRTVTPRDPGPAQNNLTSDPTSADAPDGNGKHAD